A portion of the Oscillospiraceae bacterium genome contains these proteins:
- the hcp gene encoding hydroxylamine reductase, which produces MDEQMFCFQCEQAAGCTACTGAAGVCGKSAETAAAQDRLTGALITFAGQLIAAGRGPAPEQARLLMQGLFTTITNVNFDPAAVDALTRRVHDASPGTGPDYDMQALWREPDADRRSLKCFVLFSLRGMAAYNYHARVLGRIDPELDRFFCTALQAVGDPGQTTDALWQLVQATGEASYRCMELLDAANTGAFGDPEPVQVPLTIEKGPFIVISGHDLYDAQQLLEQTAGRGVNVYTHSEMLPAHGYPELKRRYPHLKGNFGTAWQNQQREFEDIPAPILFTTNCIMPLRASYADRVFTTSVVAYPGVPHIDEGRDFSPVIEKALELGGYAQDTLLPGLNGGSTVTTGFARTAVLQHADEIVQAVRDGKLRHFFLVGGCDGTRPSRRYYTEFARLTPPDTILLTLACGKFRLNDLPLGTVPGTGLPRILDVGQCNDAYSAIRIALALADAFGCGVNDLPLSLVLCWFEQKAVCILIALLALGIRNIRLGPTLPPFLSPGVVRTLQERYGLKPIATPEADLRAILGG; this is translated from the coding sequence ATGGACGAGCAGATGTTTTGTTTTCAGTGTGAGCAGGCGGCGGGCTGCACCGCCTGCACCGGCGCAGCGGGGGTGTGCGGCAAGTCGGCCGAGACAGCCGCCGCACAGGACCGGCTCACCGGGGCGCTCATCACGTTTGCCGGGCAGCTCATCGCGGCGGGGCGCGGCCCGGCCCCGGAACAGGCCCGGCTGCTGATGCAGGGGCTGTTCACCACCATTACCAACGTGAACTTTGACCCCGCCGCCGTGGACGCGCTGACCCGCCGGGTGCACGACGCCAGCCCCGGCACCGGCCCGGACTACGACATGCAGGCCCTCTGGCGGGAACCGGACGCCGACCGGCGCAGCCTGAAATGCTTTGTGCTGTTCAGCCTGCGGGGCATGGCCGCCTACAACTACCACGCCCGGGTGCTGGGCCGCATCGACCCGGAGCTGGACCGGTTCTTCTGTACCGCCCTGCAGGCCGTGGGCGACCCCGGCCAGACCACCGACGCCCTGTGGCAGCTGGTGCAGGCCACAGGAGAAGCCAGCTACCGCTGCATGGAGCTGCTGGACGCGGCCAATACCGGCGCGTTTGGCGATCCGGAACCGGTGCAGGTGCCCTTGACCATTGAAAAGGGGCCGTTCATCGTGATCTCCGGCCACGACCTCTACGACGCACAGCAGCTGCTGGAACAGACCGCAGGCCGGGGCGTCAACGTCTACACCCACTCGGAGATGCTGCCCGCCCACGGCTACCCGGAGCTGAAGCGCCGCTACCCCCACCTCAAGGGCAACTTTGGCACCGCATGGCAGAACCAGCAGCGGGAGTTCGAGGACATCCCCGCGCCCATCCTGTTCACCACCAACTGCATCATGCCCCTGCGCGCCAGCTACGCCGACCGGGTGTTCACCACCTCGGTGGTGGCTTACCCCGGCGTGCCCCACATCGACGAAGGGCGCGACTTTTCCCCGGTGATCGAAAAGGCGCTGGAGCTGGGCGGCTACGCGCAGGACACCCTGCTGCCCGGCCTGAACGGCGGCTCCACGGTGACCACCGGTTTTGCCCGCACCGCCGTGCTGCAGCACGCAGACGAGATCGTGCAGGCGGTGCGGGACGGCAAGCTGCGGCACTTCTTTCTGGTGGGCGGCTGCGACGGCACCCGGCCCAGCCGCCGCTACTACACCGAGTTTGCCCGCCTTACCCCGCCCGACACCATCCTGCTGACCCTGGCCTGCGGCAAGTTCCGCCTGAACGACCTGCCCCTTGGCACCGTGCCGGGCACCGGCCTGCCCCGCATCCTGGACGTGGGCCAGTGCAACGACGCCTACAGCGCCATCCGCATCGCATTGGCGCTGGCCGACGCCTTTGGCTGCGGCGTCAACGACCTGCCCCTCTCGCTGGTGCTGTGCTGGTTTGAGCAGAAGGCCGTGTGCATCCTCATCGCGCTGCTGGCGCTGGGCATCCGGAACATCCGGCTGGGGCCTACCCTGCCCCCGTTCCTCTCGCCGGGGGTGGTGCGCACCCTGCAGGAACGGTACGGCCTCAAGCCCATTGCCACCCCGGAAGCCGACCTGCGGGCCATTCTGGGCGGGTGA
- a CDS encoding glutamate synthase subunit beta: MGKTTGFMDYSRKTSTDVPPLERMETFDEFHIWLSREEQQTQAARCMDCGVPFCQAGMMIGGMASGCPLNNLIPEWNDLVYHGKWELALHRLLATNRFPEFTSRVCPALCEAACTCGDVTGSSVTVRENEHAIIETGYAKGWLHAAPPPARTGKSVAVVGSGPSGLSVAEYLNKRGHAVTVFERADRVGGLLMYGIPNMKLDKSVIERRIQLMQAEGVEFRTNMDVGGSIAAEELLSSYDAVVLCCGAKQARDLNVPGRDANGVHFAVDYLTSVTRSLLDSKFADGKAIDAKGKNVLVIGGGDTGNDCQGTALRQGCTDLVALEMMPQPPKERAASNPWPEWPRVLKVDYGQTECLAKFNKDPRIYQTTVKEFLKDDAGNLTGAVISYLKPERDPETGRTRMVPTGEEFTYDCQLAFIAAGFTGCEGYVADAFGVDRTPRGNVADQNFKTNVDKVFVCGDMRRGQSLVVWGLREGRDCAAAVDRYLMGYTNL, from the coding sequence ATGGGCAAGACCACAGGATTTATGGATTATTCGCGCAAGACCAGCACGGACGTACCGCCGCTGGAGCGCATGGAAACCTTTGACGAATTTCACATCTGGCTCTCCCGCGAGGAGCAGCAGACCCAGGCGGCACGCTGCATGGACTGCGGCGTCCCCTTCTGCCAGGCGGGCATGATGATCGGCGGCATGGCCTCCGGCTGCCCGCTGAACAACCTGATCCCGGAGTGGAACGATCTGGTGTATCACGGCAAGTGGGAGCTGGCGCTGCATCGGCTGCTGGCCACCAACCGCTTCCCGGAGTTCACCAGCCGGGTGTGCCCCGCCCTGTGCGAGGCCGCCTGCACCTGCGGGGACGTGACCGGCAGCAGCGTGACCGTGCGTGAGAACGAGCACGCCATCATCGAGACGGGCTACGCCAAGGGCTGGCTCCACGCCGCCCCGCCCCCGGCCCGCACCGGCAAGAGCGTGGCCGTGGTGGGCAGCGGCCCGTCCGGCCTGTCGGTGGCCGAGTACCTGAACAAGCGCGGCCACGCCGTGACCGTATTCGAGCGCGCCGACCGGGTGGGCGGCCTGCTGATGTACGGCATCCCCAACATGAAGCTGGACAAATCGGTCATCGAGCGCCGCATCCAGCTCATGCAGGCCGAGGGCGTGGAGTTCCGCACCAACATGGATGTGGGCGGCAGCATTGCCGCCGAAGAGCTGCTGAGCAGCTACGACGCCGTGGTGCTGTGCTGCGGTGCCAAGCAGGCCCGCGACCTGAACGTGCCCGGCCGGGACGCCAACGGCGTCCACTTTGCGGTGGACTACCTCACCAGCGTGACCAGGAGCCTGCTGGACAGCAAATTTGCCGACGGCAAGGCCATCGACGCCAAGGGCAAGAACGTGCTGGTCATCGGCGGCGGCGACACCGGCAACGACTGCCAGGGCACCGCCCTGCGGCAGGGCTGCACCGACCTGGTGGCTCTGGAAATGATGCCTCAGCCCCCCAAGGAGCGCGCGGCCTCCAACCCCTGGCCGGAGTGGCCCCGTGTGCTGAAGGTGGACTACGGCCAGACCGAGTGCCTTGCCAAGTTCAACAAGGATCCGCGCATCTACCAGACCACCGTGAAGGAATTCCTGAAAGACGATGCCGGCAACCTGACCGGCGCGGTCATCAGCTATCTGAAGCCGGAGCGCGACCCGGAGACCGGCCGCACCAGGATGGTGCCCACCGGCGAAGAATTCACCTACGACTGCCAGCTGGCGTTCATCGCCGCAGGCTTTACCGGCTGCGAGGGCTATGTGGCTGACGCCTTTGGCGTGGACCGCACCCCCCGCGGCAATGTAGCCGACCAGAACTTCAAGACCAACGTGGACAAGGTGTTCGTCTGCGGCGACATGCGCCGGGGCCAGAGCCTTGTGGTGTGGGGCCTGCGCGAGGGCCGCGACTGCGCCGCCGCCGTGGACCGTTACCTGATGGGCTACACCAACCTCTGA
- the gltB gene encoding glutamate synthase large subunit — translation MQNFTEQTHTLGLYDPQFEHDACGIGAVVDIKGRKSHQTVDDALRIVERLEHRAGKDAEGKTGDGVGILLQISHKFFSKVADERNIRLGNEREYGVGMFFFPQNEHMRAQAMKLFEVVTRKEGLEFLAWRKVPVDPDAVGQKARDCMPSIWQCFIKKPAKVSKGIDFDRKLYVVRRVFEQASNGTYVPSLSSRTIVYKGMFLVHDLRRFYADLQDPDYESAIGMVHSRFSTNTNPSWMRAHPNRFILHNGEINTIKGNTDAMLAREESISSPILQDDMNKILPIINTSGSDSAMLDNALEFMVMNGMDLPLAVMITIPEPWENNKNISPKKRDFYQYYATMLEPWDGPAAILFSDGDVMGAVLDRNGLRPSRYYITKDGRMILSSEVGVLECDPENILVKDRLRPGKMLLVDTVKGEVVDDEKLKEFYASREPYGEWIDRNLVELAKLRIPNVKVEGYTGDQLTRLQKVFGYKYEDVNTLILPMARTGAEPSGAMGTDTPLAVLSSQHPPLFSYFKQRFAQVTNPPIDAIREKVVTSTSVYIGAHGNLLEDKPENCKVLKVHNPILTSTDLLKIRYMNVPGFKVATVSINYYKNTSLEKAIDRVFLEVDRAYKDGANIIILSDRDVDEYHVTIPSLLAVSAVSQYLIRTKKSTALALILESAEPREVHHFATLLGYGACAVNPYLAHETIGQLIDEGLLDKDYYAAVQDYNNAILNGIVKIASKMGISTIQSYQSSQIFEAVGISQEVIDKYFTGTVSRVGGITLADIQADVEATHNAAFDPLGLDINMELADGGAHKFRSGKEEHLFNPQTIHLFQKACWTNDYGAFKQFTHTVDNMGKDGVHLRSLLDFNFDPDGGIPLDEVEPVSSIVKRFKGAAMSYGALSSEAHETIALALNRLGGRSNTGEGGEPEDRYHSESNSKIKQVASARFGVTSKYLVSAEEIQIKLAQGAKPGEGGNLPGAKVYPWIAKTRHSTTGVGLISPPPHHDIYSIEDLAELIYDLKNANRSANINVKLVSEAGVGTIAAGVAKGGAQVILVSGYDGGTGAAPRTSIQNAGLPWELGIAETHQTLILNGLRTRVRIESDSKLLSGRDVAISCMLGAEEFGFGTSLLMCEGCVMMRVCNLDTCPMGICTQNPELRKHFHGKPEYIIHYLTFVAQELREYMAKLGVRTVDELVGRTDLLRVKDAAPGSRASKMDLDCILHNPAIANSNVHFVPADTYDFHLENTLDMKVLMKKFKLGSKNPQSVTLNVSNTDRAFGAIFGSEITRKYGSTLPDDVFTAHCAGAGGQSFGAFIPNGLTLDLVGDCNDYMGKGLSGGKIVVRPPQGIPFKPEENIITGNVALYGATSGKAFISGVAGERFAVRNSGATAVVEGVGDHGCEYMTGGTVVVLGSTGKNFAAGMTGGIAYVLDENWDFYQRVNKETVSLEPVEHKYDVATLKELIREHVELTGSPRGKEILDNFSEFLPKFKKVLPYDYDRMLRVIASVEERGLDGEQAQIEAFYTVQKNK, via the coding sequence ATGCAAAACTTTACAGAGCAAACGCACACCCTTGGCCTGTACGATCCACAGTTTGAGCACGATGCCTGCGGCATCGGCGCTGTGGTGGACATCAAGGGCCGCAAGAGCCACCAGACCGTGGACGACGCTTTGCGCATCGTGGAGCGGCTGGAGCACCGCGCCGGGAAGGACGCCGAGGGCAAGACCGGTGACGGCGTGGGCATTCTGCTGCAGATCAGCCATAAATTTTTCTCCAAGGTGGCCGATGAACGCAACATCCGCCTTGGCAACGAGCGGGAATACGGCGTGGGTATGTTCTTCTTCCCCCAGAACGAGCACATGCGCGCCCAGGCCATGAAGCTGTTCGAGGTGGTCACCCGCAAGGAGGGGCTGGAGTTCCTGGCCTGGCGCAAGGTGCCCGTGGACCCGGACGCCGTGGGCCAGAAAGCCCGCGACTGCATGCCCTCCATCTGGCAGTGCTTCATCAAAAAGCCCGCCAAGGTGAGCAAGGGCATCGACTTTGACCGCAAACTGTATGTGGTGCGCCGCGTGTTCGAGCAGGCCAGCAACGGCACCTATGTGCCCAGCCTGTCCAGCCGCACCATCGTCTACAAGGGCATGTTCCTGGTGCACGACCTGCGCCGGTTCTACGCCGACCTGCAGGACCCCGACTACGAGTCCGCCATCGGCATGGTGCACAGCCGCTTCTCCACCAACACCAACCCCAGCTGGATGCGTGCACACCCCAACCGGTTCATCCTGCACAACGGCGAGATCAACACCATCAAGGGCAACACGGACGCCATGCTGGCCCGGGAGGAGAGCATCTCCAGCCCCATCCTGCAGGATGACATGAACAAGATCCTGCCCATCATCAACACCTCCGGCTCGGACTCCGCCATGCTGGACAACGCGCTGGAATTCATGGTGATGAACGGCATGGACCTGCCCCTGGCTGTGATGATCACCATCCCGGAGCCGTGGGAGAACAACAAGAACATCAGCCCCAAAAAGCGGGACTTCTACCAGTATTACGCCACCATGCTGGAGCCGTGGGACGGCCCCGCCGCCATCCTCTTCTCGGACGGCGACGTCATGGGCGCGGTGCTGGACCGCAACGGCCTGCGCCCCAGCCGCTACTACATCACCAAGGACGGCCGCATGATCCTGTCCTCCGAGGTGGGCGTGCTGGAATGCGACCCGGAGAACATCCTCGTCAAGGACCGTCTGCGCCCCGGCAAAATGCTGCTGGTGGACACCGTCAAGGGCGAAGTGGTGGATGACGAGAAGCTGAAAGAGTTCTACGCCAGCCGCGAGCCCTACGGCGAGTGGATCGACCGCAATCTGGTGGAGCTGGCCAAGCTGCGCATCCCCAACGTGAAGGTGGAGGGCTACACCGGCGACCAGCTCACCCGCCTGCAGAAGGTGTTCGGCTACAAGTACGAGGACGTGAACACCCTCATCCTGCCCATGGCCCGCACCGGCGCGGAGCCCTCCGGTGCCATGGGCACCGACACCCCGCTGGCCGTGCTCAGCAGCCAGCACCCGCCGCTGTTCAGCTACTTCAAGCAGCGGTTCGCGCAGGTCACCAACCCGCCCATCGACGCCATCCGCGAAAAGGTGGTCACCTCCACCAGCGTGTACATCGGTGCCCACGGCAACCTGCTGGAGGACAAGCCCGAGAACTGCAAGGTGCTCAAGGTGCACAACCCCATCCTGACCAGCACCGACCTGCTCAAGATCCGGTACATGAACGTGCCGGGCTTCAAGGTGGCCACGGTGTCCATCAACTACTACAAGAACACCAGCCTGGAAAAGGCCATCGACCGGGTGTTCCTGGAAGTGGACCGCGCCTATAAGGACGGTGCCAACATCATCATCCTGTCCGACCGCGACGTGGACGAGTACCATGTCACCATCCCCAGCCTGCTGGCGGTGTCGGCGGTGTCCCAGTACCTCATCCGCACCAAGAAGAGCACCGCGCTGGCCCTCATTCTGGAGAGCGCCGAGCCCCGCGAGGTGCATCACTTTGCCACCCTGCTGGGCTACGGTGCCTGCGCCGTCAACCCCTATCTGGCCCATGAGACCATCGGCCAGCTCATCGACGAGGGCCTGCTGGACAAGGATTACTATGCCGCCGTACAGGACTACAACAACGCCATCCTCAACGGCATCGTGAAGATCGCCTCCAAGATGGGCATCTCCACCATCCAGAGCTACCAGAGCAGCCAGATCTTTGAGGCCGTGGGCATCTCCCAGGAGGTCATCGACAAATACTTTACCGGCACCGTGAGCCGGGTGGGCGGCATCACCCTGGCCGACATCCAGGCCGATGTGGAGGCCACCCACAACGCCGCCTTTGACCCGCTGGGTCTGGACATCAACATGGAGCTGGCCGACGGCGGTGCCCACAAGTTCCGCAGCGGCAAGGAAGAGCACCTGTTCAACCCCCAGACCATTCACCTGTTCCAGAAAGCCTGCTGGACCAACGATTACGGTGCCTTCAAGCAGTTCACCCACACCGTGGACAACATGGGCAAGGACGGTGTGCACCTGCGCAGCCTGCTGGACTTCAACTTTGACCCGGACGGCGGCATCCCGCTGGACGAGGTGGAGCCGGTGTCCTCCATCGTCAAGCGGTTCAAGGGGGCTGCCATGAGCTACGGTGCCCTGAGCAGCGAAGCCCACGAGACCATTGCACTGGCCCTGAACCGTCTGGGCGGCCGCAGCAACACCGGCGAGGGCGGCGAGCCGGAGGACCGCTACCACAGCGAGAGCAATTCCAAGATCAAGCAGGTGGCTTCCGCCCGCTTCGGCGTCACCAGCAAGTATCTGGTGTCGGCAGAAGAGATCCAGATCAAGCTGGCACAGGGCGCAAAGCCCGGCGAGGGCGGCAATCTGCCCGGTGCCAAGGTGTACCCGTGGATCGCCAAGACCCGCCACAGCACCACCGGCGTGGGCCTCATCTCGCCCCCGCCCCACCACGACATCTACTCCATCGAGGACCTGGCCGAGCTGATCTACGACCTGAAGAACGCCAACCGCAGCGCCAACATCAACGTCAAGCTGGTCAGTGAGGCCGGTGTGGGCACCATTGCGGCCGGTGTGGCCAAGGGCGGTGCCCAGGTGATCCTGGTGTCCGGCTACGACGGCGGCACCGGAGCCGCGCCCCGCACCTCCATCCAGAACGCGGGCCTGCCCTGGGAGCTGGGCATCGCCGAGACCCACCAGACCCTGATCCTGAACGGCCTGCGCACCCGGGTGCGCATCGAGAGCGACTCCAAGCTGCTCTCCGGCCGTGACGTGGCCATCAGCTGCATGCTGGGCGCGGAGGAATTCGGCTTTGGCACCAGCCTGCTGATGTGCGAGGGCTGCGTGATGATGCGCGTGTGCAACCTGGACACCTGCCCCATGGGCATCTGCACCCAGAACCCGGAGCTGCGCAAGCACTTCCACGGCAAACCGGAATACATCATCCACTACCTCACCTTCGTGGCACAGGAGCTGCGGGAGTACATGGCCAAGCTGGGCGTGCGCACCGTGGATGAGCTGGTGGGCCGCACCGACCTGCTGCGCGTGAAGGACGCTGCCCCCGGCAGCCGTGCTTCCAAGATGGATCTGGACTGCATCCTGCACAACCCCGCCATCGCCAACAGCAACGTGCACTTTGTGCCCGCTGACACCTACGACTTCCATCTGGAGAACACCCTCGACATGAAGGTGCTCATGAAGAAGTTCAAGCTGGGCAGCAAGAACCCCCAGAGCGTGACCCTGAACGTGTCCAACACCGACCGCGCCTTTGGTGCCATCTTTGGCAGCGAGATCACCCGCAAGTACGGCAGCACCCTGCCGGATGACGTGTTCACCGCCCACTGTGCGGGTGCCGGCGGCCAGAGCTTCGGTGCCTTTATCCCCAATGGCCTGACGCTGGACCTGGTGGGCGACTGCAACGACTACATGGGCAAGGGCCTGTCCGGCGGCAAGATCGTTGTGCGCCCGCCGCAGGGCATCCCCTTCAAGCCGGAAGAGAACATCATCACCGGCAACGTGGCCCTGTACGGTGCCACCAGCGGCAAGGCCTTCATCTCCGGCGTGGCCGGTGAGCGCTTTGCCGTGCGCAACAGCGGTGCCACCGCCGTGGTGGAGGGCGTGGGCGACCACGGCTGTGAGTACATGACCGGCGGCACCGTGGTGGTGCTGGGTTCCACCGGCAAGAACTTTGCGGCCGGTATGACCGGCGGCATCGCCTATGTGCTGGATGAGAACTGGGACTTCTACCAGCGGGTCAACAAGGAGACGGTCAGCCTGGAACCGGTGGAGCACAAGTACGACGTGGCCACCCTGAAGGAGCTGATCCGCGAGCATGTGGAGCTTACCGGCTCCCCCCGCGGCAAGGAGATCCTGGACAACTTCAGCGAGTTTTTGCCCAAGTTCAAGAAAGTTCTGCCTTACGACTACGACCGCATGCTGCGGGTGATCGCCTCGGTGGAAGAGCGCGGTCTGGACGGCGAGCAGGCGCAGATCGAAGCATTCTACACGGTGCAGAAGAACAAGTAA
- a CDS encoding PASTA domain-containing protein — protein sequence MEQKRLCPYCMGELPPAADSCVHCGKVFAGRNPAGCLPVGTVLAGRYTVGEMRSLDGEGILYRGVENLGGFRVTIKEYLPVTLSAERGADCILQPKTGSEVLFKTTRMDFADLYRALERITPATGLEAVLDVVEANNTVYAVMENLGGTPLDQWLEAQGAPLRPDDACAMLQPVFEGVAAMHKIGLVHRGICPENLRVMADGRCRLAGYATVGLRTAGSGLREQLYEGYSAPEQYSTAEFEGRYTDEYGLAAVFYRMVCGQAPVPAAQRMVSDSNPRARTVNSAVPGYVSDVLQMGLRLKPMERIQTVPQLVQALSSKEYTEELGRTMKPETPVGQPEEKAHLLSIKGLLAGILILLAILLVLMVWTMVSHSLPSASSGSVEPEPASSEVLEPQNLVPSFIGMDYAQVQNNREYTGMYLFYVTEEYSDTVPAGQIMTQEPAADTVLKAGETIRLVVSKGPQKVEMPSIIGFSQDAAVQTLQSRGLIASCFMVVNDGSYAAGCVVSASEPAGAQVDVGTVITVYIAADPSVEITTPPEEPAATEPTTTPADPETPADGGDPAADPEQGTK from the coding sequence ATGGAGCAAAAACGCCTGTGTCCGTACTGCATGGGGGAGCTGCCCCCCGCCGCCGACAGCTGTGTGCACTGCGGCAAGGTGTTTGCGGGGCGCAACCCCGCCGGCTGCCTGCCCGTGGGCACGGTGCTGGCCGGGCGCTACACCGTGGGCGAGATGCGGAGCCTGGACGGGGAGGGCATCCTGTACCGGGGCGTGGAGAACCTGGGCGGCTTCCGGGTGACCATCAAGGAATATCTGCCGGTGACCCTGTCTGCCGAGCGGGGCGCGGACTGCATCCTGCAGCCCAAGACCGGCAGCGAGGTGCTGTTCAAGACCACCCGCATGGACTTTGCCGACCTGTACCGGGCGCTGGAGCGCATCACCCCGGCCACCGGGCTGGAAGCCGTGCTGGACGTGGTGGAGGCCAACAACACCGTGTATGCGGTGATGGAGAATCTGGGCGGCACCCCGCTGGACCAGTGGCTGGAAGCGCAGGGCGCGCCGCTGCGCCCGGACGACGCCTGTGCCATGCTGCAGCCGGTGTTTGAGGGTGTGGCCGCCATGCACAAGATCGGGCTGGTGCACCGGGGCATCTGCCCGGAGAACCTCCGGGTGATGGCCGACGGCCGGTGCCGTCTGGCGGGTTACGCCACGGTGGGCCTGCGCACCGCCGGAAGCGGCCTGCGCGAGCAGCTGTACGAGGGGTATTCGGCCCCGGAGCAGTATTCCACCGCCGAGTTTGAGGGCCGCTATACCGACGAATACGGCCTTGCAGCGGTGTTCTACCGCATGGTGTGCGGGCAGGCCCCGGTGCCGGCCGCCCAGCGTATGGTGTCGGACTCCAACCCCCGCGCCCGCACCGTGAACAGCGCCGTGCCGGGCTATGTGTCGGACGTGCTGCAGATGGGCCTGCGGCTCAAGCCCATGGAGCGCATCCAGACCGTGCCGCAGCTGGTGCAGGCGCTCTCCTCCAAGGAGTACACCGAGGAGCTGGGCCGCACCATGAAGCCCGAGACCCCGGTGGGCCAACCGGAAGAAAAGGCCCATCTGCTCAGCATCAAGGGCCTGCTGGCGGGCATCCTGATCCTGTTGGCCATTCTGCTGGTGCTCATGGTGTGGACCATGGTGAGCCACAGCCTGCCCTCGGCGTCGTCGGGATCGGTGGAGCCGGAACCGGCCAGCAGCGAGGTGCTGGAGCCCCAGAATCTGGTGCCCAGCTTCATCGGCATGGATTACGCCCAGGTGCAGAACAACCGGGAGTACACCGGCATGTACCTGTTCTACGTCACCGAGGAGTACAGCGACACCGTCCCGGCCGGGCAGATCATGACCCAGGAACCGGCGGCGGACACGGTGCTCAAGGCAGGGGAGACCATTCGTCTGGTGGTCAGCAAGGGCCCGCAGAAGGTGGAAATGCCCAGCATCATCGGTTTCAGTCAGGACGCCGCCGTGCAGACGCTGCAGAGCCGCGGGCTGATCGCCAGCTGCTTTATGGTGGTGAACGACGGCTCCTATGCCGCCGGATGCGTGGTGTCGGCCAGTGAACCGGCGGGCGCACAGGTGGACGTGGGCACGGTGATCACCGTGTATATCGCGGCGGACCCCAGCGTGGAGATCACCACCCCGCCCGAGGAACCGGCAGCCACCGAACCCACCACGACCCCGGCTGACCCGGAGACCCCCGCAGACGGCGGGGACCCTGCCGCCGACCCGGAGCAGGGGACCAAGTGA
- a CDS encoding peptide ABC transporter substrate-binding protein: MKRISRRSFLKVAGVGAAALGLAACGGSKSGSTATSGSASSAAGSSTGSVNTAGFTVQYGSNPETLDPALNSAIDGANTIITIFEPLLLINENNEVVGGQAESWETSEDGLTWTFTMRDGLKWSDGTDLNAKDFEYSFKRMVDPNTAAPYAETCLGMIDGFEEAAGFPDADGNPTAEPNPDALNVKASDDGKTLTIVLSYPCSYFDKMAAFATMSPVQQATVEANGDAWCTSPDTFVSNGPYMITDWTPSERIVLTKNPNYVGGWDSSKIVSDTITLLLLEDSSASYAAYNSGEAQLIKDVPTDEIPSLTKAEDGGDFYVDTILGTYYVSLNLQRDAFKDAKVRKALSLAIDRDYVANTIMQGTYSAADSIVGPGIVDESGYFHDNGNAPYISADYEANLAEAKKLLEEAGYPNGEGYPTIEYSTNDAGYHVPLAEYLQQAWGDLGITLTINKMEWSSFTPARRAGEYDVARNGWVMDYNDPSNMLDLFCSGNGNNDGKYSNPDFDAAIDASRVADSAEHFAQLHKAEDILMEDMGCLPIAYYNDYWLQSPTLKGTWHSPYGYWYLQYGYIEG; this comes from the coding sequence ATGAAACGCATTTCTCGTCGTAGTTTCCTCAAGGTTGCTGGCGTGGGTGCCGCTGCTCTGGGTCTGGCAGCCTGCGGCGGCAGCAAGTCCGGTTCTACCGCAACCTCCGGTTCTGCTTCTTCTGCTGCTGGTTCTTCTACCGGCAGTGTCAACACCGCTGGCTTCACCGTCCAGTATGGTTCTAACCCCGAGACTCTGGACCCCGCTCTGAACAGCGCAATTGATGGCGCTAACACCATCATCACCATCTTTGAGCCCCTGCTGCTGATCAACGAGAACAACGAGGTCGTCGGCGGCCAGGCTGAGAGCTGGGAAACCAGCGAGGACGGCCTGACCTGGACCTTCACCATGCGTGACGGCCTGAAGTGGAGCGATGGCACCGACCTGAACGCCAAGGACTTTGAGTACAGCTTCAAGCGTATGGTTGACCCCAATACCGCTGCTCCCTACGCAGAGACCTGCCTGGGCATGATCGACGGCTTTGAAGAAGCTGCCGGCTTCCCCGATGCAGACGGCAACCCCACCGCAGAGCCCAACCCCGATGCTCTGAACGTGAAGGCAAGCGATGACGGCAAGACCCTGACCATCGTGCTGTCCTACCCCTGCTCTTACTTCGACAAGATGGCTGCCTTTGCAACCATGAGCCCTGTCCAGCAGGCAACTGTTGAGGCCAACGGCGATGCATGGTGCACCTCTCCCGACACCTTCGTGTCCAACGGCCCCTACATGATCACCGACTGGACCCCCTCCGAGCGCATCGTGCTGACCAAGAACCCCAACTACGTTGGCGGCTGGGACAGCTCCAAGATCGTCTCTGACACCATCACCCTGCTGCTGCTGGAGGACTCTTCCGCTTCCTATGCAGCTTACAACAGCGGTGAGGCTCAGCTGATCAAGGACGTGCCCACCGATGAGATCCCCAGCCTGACCAAGGCAGAGGACGGCGGCGACTTCTATGTTGACACCATCCTGGGCACCTACTACGTCAGCCTGAACCTGCAGCGTGATGCCTTCAAGGATGCCAAGGTCCGCAAGGCTCTGAGCCTGGCCATCGACCGTGACTACGTTGCCAACACCATCATGCAGGGCACCTACTCCGCCGCCGACAGCATCGTTGGCCCTGGCATCGTGGACGAGAGCGGTTACTTCCACGACAACGGCAATGCTCCCTACATCTCTGCCGACTACGAGGCAAACCTGGCCGAGGCTAAGAAGCTGCTGGAAGAGGCTGGCTACCCCAATGGCGAGGGCTACCCCACCATTGAGTACAGCACCAACGACGCTGGCTACCATGTGCCTCTGGCAGAGTATCTGCAGCAGGCTTGGGGCGATCTGGGCATCACCCTGACCATCAACAAGATGGAGTGGTCCTCCTTCACCCCCGCTCGCCGTGCAGGCGAGTACGACGTCGCCCGTAACGGCTGGGTCATGGACTACAACGATCCCTCCAACATGCTGGATCTGTTCTGCTCCGGCAACGGCAACAACGATGGCAAGTACTCCAACCCCGACTTCGATGCTGCGATTGATGCTTCCCGCGTTGCTGATTCTGCTGAGCACTTTGCACAGCTGCACAAGGCTGAGGACATCCTGATGGAGGATATGGGCTGCCTGCCCATCGCTTACTACAACGACTACTGGCTGCAGAGCCCCACTCTGAAGGGCACCTGGCACAGCCCCTACGGCTACTGGTACCTGCAGTACGGCTACATCGAGGGCTAA